A window from Ignavibacteriota bacterium encodes these proteins:
- a CDS encoding peptidylprolyl isomerase, with translation MFKKLILISLSTILVFLVSCSPKHSEIVVAEYGDYEIKMDEFEKAYAKNVGGIEAAKQDSIDEYNKFLELFVNFNMKLRDAKVRGLENDPAILEELDTYKKNIGVSYYLEKELVDKGIKELYDRRRDEIRVSHILIRKDKITDEEAKAKAYEIIGRLRKGAKFEDEVNANSDDQFSKKNSGDIYYITAGSVLPALEEIAYSTQVDSVNPEPLATQYGYHVIKVTDRKKRTPQVRASHILIAKSKTNNDSLNTIALEKAKGILERIKKGEDFGTLAKEFSEDPGSKENGGDLGFFERRQMVQPFDETAFNQEVNQVSDIVETQYGYHIIKTLGKTEYPSFEDEKQNVRNIYEKSKRKDDYQKLLNQFSKEIEIVTNDANLKEIISNSDSTIVNEDYWNSNLHQNFGDKVVTIIDNQSFEFDKIVDYVLQNPKNANAILDGKSIPNFLNGFKEDKIFEIQVAKRLANDENFNSLMQDYKHGIIIFKLQEDEVWNKMKMDSTAIKNLYEQNKDNYTLPDRVQFKELLSKSDSLMEVYKKELQNGANFDSLLIKNKTKGRSENLPYQNELKEVSQNKYAQAAFALSNPGDLTDIIGDEKGKSILQLVKKDPARHKTFDEARPEVTSAYQDIESAQLENDYISRLKTTYKPVLYYDELQKAFKN, from the coding sequence ATGTTTAAAAAACTGATTCTTATTTCACTTAGCACAATTTTGGTATTTCTTGTTTCATGCTCGCCAAAACATTCTGAAATTGTTGTTGCAGAATATGGCGATTACGAAATTAAAATGGATGAATTTGAAAAAGCTTATGCAAAAAATGTTGGTGGAATTGAAGCTGCTAAGCAAGACTCAATTGATGAATACAATAAATTCCTTGAATTATTTGTAAACTTTAACATGAAACTGCGTGATGCAAAAGTTCGTGGATTAGAAAATGATCCGGCTATTTTAGAGGAATTAGATACTTATAAAAAAAATATTGGCGTTTCATATTATTTGGAAAAAGAATTAGTTGATAAAGGAATTAAAGAATTATATGATAGAAGAAGAGATGAAATTAGAGTTAGTCATATTTTGATTAGAAAAGATAAAATTACAGATGAAGAAGCTAAAGCAAAAGCTTATGAAATTATTGGCAGATTGAGAAAAGGTGCAAAATTTGAAGATGAAGTTAATGCAAATTCTGATGATCAATTTTCAAAAAAAAATAGCGGAGATATTTATTATATAACTGCCGGTTCTGTTCTTCCGGCATTAGAAGAAATTGCATATTCAACACAAGTTGATTCGGTAAATCCAGAGCCGCTTGCAACACAATATGGATATCATGTAATAAAAGTTACAGATAGAAAAAAAAGAACCCCGCAAGTTAGAGCAAGTCATATATTAATTGCAAAATCAAAAACCAATAATGATTCGTTAAATACAATTGCTTTGGAAAAAGCAAAAGGAATTTTGGAAAGAATTAAAAAAGGCGAAGATTTCGGTACATTGGCCAAAGAATTTTCTGAAGATCCCGGCTCAAAAGAAAATGGCGGTGATTTAGGATTTTTTGAAAGACGACAAATGGTTCAACCTTTTGACGAAACTGCATTTAACCAAGAAGTAAATCAAGTATCTGATATTGTTGAAACTCAATATGGTTATCATATTATTAAAACACTTGGAAAAACTGAATACCCAAGTTTTGAAGATGAAAAGCAAAATGTTAGAAATATTTATGAAAAGTCAAAAAGAAAAGATGATTATCAAAAATTGCTAAATCAATTTTCTAAAGAAATTGAAATTGTTACAAACGATGCAAATTTAAAAGAAATTATTTCAAACAGCGATTCAACTATTGTGAATGAGGATTATTGGAATTCAAATTTACATCAGAATTTTGGCGATAAAGTTGTAACAATAATTGATAATCAATCCTTTGAATTCGATAAAATTGTGGATTATGTTTTGCAAAATCCTAAAAATGCAAATGCTATTTTAGATGGAAAGTCAATCCCTAATTTCTTAAACGGTTTTAAGGAAGATAAAATTTTTGAAATTCAAGTTGCAAAAAGATTAGCAAACGACGAAAACTTTAACAGTCTGATGCAAGATTATAAACATGGAATTATTATCTTCAAATTACAAGAAGATGAAGTTTGGAATAAAATGAAAATGGATTCAACAGCAATAAAAAATCTTTATGAACAGAATAAAGATAATTATACTTTGCCGGATAGAGTCCAATTCAAGGAATTATTATCTAAATCAGATTCGCTTATGGAAGTATACAAAAAGGAGCTGCAAAATGGAGCAAATTTTGATTCTCTTTTGATTAAAAATAAAACCAAAGGAAGATCAGAAAATTTACCGTATCAAAATGAATTAAAAGAAGTTTCACAAAATAAATATGCACAAGCCGCATTTGCTTTATCAAATCCGGGAGATTTAACAGATATTATTGGAGATGAAAAAGGTAAAAGTATTTTGCAGCTTGTTAAAAAAGATCCGGCAAGACATAAAACTTTTGATGAAGCAAGACCTGAAGTAACAAGCGCATATCAAGATATTGAAAGCGCACAACTTGAAAATGACTATATATCACGATTAAAAACAACATATAAACCGGTTTTATATTACGATGAATTACAAAAAGCTTTTAAAAATTAG